One stretch of Pseudomonas fragi DNA includes these proteins:
- a CDS encoding DEAD/DEAH box helicase — protein MFSDFALHERLLKAVAELKFVEPTPVQAAAIPLALEGRDLRVTAQTGSGKTAAFVLPILNRLIGPAKIRVSIKALILLPTRELAQQTLKEVERFSQFTFIKSGLITGGEDFKVQAAMLRKVPDILIGTPGRLLEQLNAGNLDLKEVEVLVLDEADRMLDMGFSEDVQRLVDECPNRQQTMLFSATTGGSGLREMIGKVLNNPEHLQLNQVSQLNATTRQQIITADHNQHKEQIVNWLLANETYQKAIVFTNTRAMADRIYGRLVAQEYKAFVLHGEKDQKDRKLAIDRLKQGGVKILVATDVAARGLDVEGLDLVINFDMPRSGDEYVHRIGRTGRAGNDGLAISLICHGDWNLMSSIERYLKQSFERRTIKEVKGTYGGPKNVKASGKAVGVKKKKTDAKGVKKKSGAKAPTKRKIANRPKTDALSLVSKDGMAPLKRRKPEAPAAD, from the coding sequence GTGTTTTCCGATTTCGCCCTGCACGAACGCCTGCTTAAAGCTGTGGCCGAGCTTAAATTTGTCGAGCCTACGCCTGTGCAAGCAGCGGCCATTCCGCTCGCGCTCGAAGGGCGTGACCTGCGGGTTACAGCTCAAACCGGGAGTGGCAAGACGGCCGCTTTCGTTCTGCCGATTCTCAATCGCCTGATTGGTCCGGCCAAAATCCGCGTCAGCATCAAGGCATTGATCCTGCTGCCGACCCGCGAGCTGGCCCAGCAAACGCTGAAGGAAGTTGAGCGTTTTTCGCAGTTCACGTTCATCAAGTCCGGCCTGATCACCGGCGGTGAAGACTTCAAGGTCCAGGCCGCCATGCTACGCAAGGTGCCGGATATCCTGATCGGCACCCCGGGCCGTTTGCTGGAACAACTCAACGCTGGCAACCTCGACCTCAAAGAAGTTGAAGTGCTGGTGCTCGACGAAGCCGACCGCATGCTCGACATGGGTTTCTCCGAAGACGTACAGCGTCTGGTCGATGAATGCCCGAATCGTCAGCAAACCATGTTGTTCTCGGCCACCACCGGTGGTTCGGGCCTGCGTGAAATGATCGGCAAGGTTCTGAACAACCCGGAGCACTTGCAGCTCAACCAGGTCAGCCAGCTGAACGCCACCACGCGTCAGCAGATCATTACCGCGGACCACAACCAGCACAAAGAGCAGATCGTTAACTGGCTGCTGGCCAACGAGACTTATCAAAAAGCCATTGTTTTCACCAATACTCGCGCCATGGCCGACCGTATCTACGGTCGTCTGGTGGCTCAGGAGTACAAGGCGTTCGTCTTGCACGGTGAAAAAGACCAGAAGGACCGCAAGCTGGCGATCGATCGCCTGAAGCAAGGCGGCGTCAAGATTCTGGTTGCCACCGACGTTGCGGCCCGTGGCCTGGACGTTGAAGGCCTGGATCTGGTGATCAACTTCGATATGCCACGCAGCGGTGACGAATACGTTCACCGTATCGGCCGTACTGGCCGTGCAGGCAATGATGGCCTGGCGATCTCGCTGATCTGCCACGGTGACTGGAACCTGATGTCCAGCATTGAGCGCTACCTGAAGCAAAGCTTCGAGCGTCGCACCATCAAGGAAGTCAAAGGTACTTACGGCGGCCCGAAAAACGTCAAGGCTTCGGGTAAAGCGGTTGGTGTGAAGAAGAAAAAGACCGACGCCAAGGGCGTCAAGAAGAAGTCGGGCGCCAAGGCACCGACCAAGCGCAAGATTGCCAACCGCCCGAAGACCGACGCCCTGTCGCTGGTCAGCAAGGACGGCATGGCACCGCTCAAGCGCCGCAAGCCAGAAGCACCCGCCGCTGATTAA